The nucleotide sequence ATGTTGCGTATGAAAAAAATGATGAACATTATCTAGTTCGGTTAAGTATAGAATCGTATATTAAAGAAAAAATGGATATTCTTACTCAAAACCCTGATATAGAAGTTAAAAAATACTTAGATGGAAAGCGAGCAATTGCTAAATATGATGGAAATATTCACGATTTTGTGGATATCGAACTTGCTGAATCGTTTTTGGGACAACCGTTGAAAATCGTTGTAGAAAACGTCGAGTCTGATGCTCTTTTCATTACCACATGCCTTTCAAAGATAGCTAAGATTGATCCTTCCGATCTTTGGATTGAATTTGTTCATGGGGGAGGCAGTGATATACCTAAGGTACTTAAAAACTTTGCTGGAAAAGTACGTGTTGTATGTATTATTGATTGTGATAAAAACTCTCCTGAAGAAATTTCAGCGGATAAAAAAGTTTTTTGTAAACAACTACAAAAAATTTGCGATAATTTTGGATATATTCTTCATATTCTTAACAAACGTGAAATGGAAAACTATATTCCAGATTCAGCTTTAAAGAAATATTTAAATGCTACTAATAGATGCTGTGATGACTACGACTATTTTGGATTAGATGATATACAAAAGGATTATTTTGATATGAAAAAAGGACTTCATAAAAAATGTATGAACTTACCAATTTGGAAGAGTATCCACTCTTCAGAAAAAGAGATTGCGGCAACTACCACTGTACAAAGTCTTAACCTGTTTGGTTTTGGCGATAATGTTTGGAAAGCTTTTGAATATGTAGAATCGGAATCAGAACTAAAGAGTAGAGATTTAATTAATGAATTAGATGAAATAGTATCTAAAATTTTTCAGCTTTTATAAGGTAGTTAGGGGGCTACATCGCCTAACAACAGCCAAAAAGGCTCCGCTGCGCTCCGACCTAACTTGCCCTGTCCTAGGCTGTAACGGTTTTTGCAATTACCTGGAAAAAATCACACCACCAAGCAGGTGAGGCTAGGGCTACTGCAATAACCCGCCCCGCCGCTCATTTGGTACCACTGGACAGGTGGCACACTGGGAAAAGGCAGCCGGGTGCCTGGCCAATTGGCTGTTCCTACTCAACAAAGCAATAAAGCCGACTCAATTGAGCGGCTCCGCAGATTGGCCGAGTGACGGTGTTCTCCACGACAATTTTGGTGTCGCAATTTTTGTGGACCAGGTGCAAAAATCGCGCCAGCCATGCGGTCGGGTCAAGTTTGTTTCCAGCCAATGCGTTGGGCGAAATTCGCTACTGGGAAATTATTTTTAGAAAGGAAAATTTTAATGAACAATGAGGAAGCTAGGAAAATCGACCTGTTAAGCGTGGTTAGTTTATATTTAGAACCTCAAGTAAATAACAATATTTTAGGATCAGCAACGGGGTTCGTAGTTCAATATGGACAGATGCCTTATCTCATTACAAACTGGCATGTGGTATCCGGGAGAAATCCTAATTCGGGTAAATTATTATCACCTGAAACTGGTGCAACTCCAGATAGTATTAGGATATTTCATCACACTGCCAAATTAGGTGAGTGGATAATAACATCTGAAGCGTTATATGATTCAGACGGTAATCCTAGATGGATTGAACATAAACTTGGCAGAAAAATCGATGTAGTAGCACTACCTCTTAGCGAACTTGACAAAGTAAAACTGTACCCACTTGATTTGAGATTAGCCGAAAGTAAAATTATCCCTCAGCCTGGCATGCCAGCCTCTATCATTGGATACCCTTTTGGATTGTCTAATTTTCTGTGGCCTATTTGGAAAACTGGGCATATTGCTTCAGACCCAGATGTGGATTTTGATGGATGCCCCATTTTTTTAATAGATGCTACAACACGTAGCGGAATGTCTGGGTCACCTGTTGTATTACGACTTACCCATACATATTATTCAAATAACGTTCAAGGTTTAGTTTCAGAGGGAGTTACAACTAAATTTCTTGGTGTTTATTCTGGAAGAATTCACAATGAAGCAGAGATAGGCAAGGTATGGAAACCAAAAGTCATATCAGAAATCTTGACCGGAGCGAAATATCGTCTAACATAAAGCCGTGTTTCCGCATTTGAGCATGAAAAAACACTGGCAAAGGGGGATGACCTTACTAGTGAAAATAATCGAGGTGAAGACATGATTCCAGATTATCAATCCATAATGCTTCCTTTACTTCAGTTAATTTCTGACAACCAAAAACATAAGTTCAGGGACATCGTTGAGAACCTCGCTGTGCATTTCAAACTATCGGAAGATGAAAGAAAGGAACTTTTGCCCAGTGGACAACAGCCAATTTTCGATAATCGAGTAGGATGGGCCAAAACTTATCTAAAAAAAGCTGGTCTCCTCGATACTCCAATGCGTGCAACGATTGTAATTACGCAACGAGGTCTTGATGTCTTAAAACAAAATCCACGGGAAATAAATGTTCGTTTCCTACGTCAATTTCCTGAGTTTGTTGAATTTCAAAGCACCAAACGTGATGCTTTGGAAGAAGTACAGCAACATACAGAAGAAATAATTGCTCAGACCCCTGAAGAGAATCTTGAAAACGCATACCAAAGAATTAGAAAATCGCTAGCCCAAGACCTTTTGAATAAAGTTATTGGGCTTCCCCCTGCTTTTTTTGAGAGGCTTGTTGTTGAATTGCTGGTCAAAATGGGCTACGGTGGGTCAATCAAAGATGCAGGAAAGGCTATTGGTAAAAGCGGAGACGAGGGCATTGATGGTACTATCAAGGAAGATAAACTTGGCCTTGACATTATTTACATTCAAGCCAAACGTTGGCAACCTGGCAATGTAGTTGGTAGACCAGAAATTCAGAAATTCGTCGGAGCACTGGCGGGGCAGGGAGCTAAAAAAGGTGTTTTTATAACAACCTCATCGTTCACAAAAGAAGCAATTGACTATGTGCAGCGGATTAATACAAAGATTGTTCTTATAGATGGCGAATATCTTGCTGATTTGATGATTGATTACGATGTTGGTGTTACAAAGAGTGCTGTTTACGAGATTAAAAAAATTGACAGCGATTATTTTGGTGAGGACTGACATGCTATGTCATCCAATATAACATCATGTATCCTTTATAGTTTAAACATATAAGCAGGACACTGACCCTGCCGGTGTTAAACCAATATTCAATATGCCCAATTACAGAAACATGTGTTGTACGAAACCGTGTTCGCAAAGCGTACAGCAGCGCGGCGTGAGGGTGGTTAGGCGAAATCATGGCTCTAATGTTAGCTTTGAAAAGCTTTTACTTGATTCGAGGTTATGACTATGTTTTACAAACGTTTTAAGCATAAAAAGGACAAACTTAAAATTAAGAAAGACGACTACGAATGTTTCCAACAGGGTCCCATTAAAGTTGAACGCATTGGGCGCTTTGTTAGAATGTCCTCTGATTGGAGACCAGGTGAGTTTGAAAAGCATATCCAATTTATGCAAGAAAATAGAAGTGAATTACAGGCCGAGATTAATCGTAAAATTGGTGAAATTTTAGATTTGATTGAACAGTATGATCCGTTAGAGCTAATGACTACAGTTTCAACCAAAAACTGTTTTTCGGACCCTGAACAGTATAGTGAACCAACTCATGAAGGGAAAGAAGCGTATATGGAATACGCACAAAGCCTTATAATGGGTCACAATAAGCTGGGGATAGGGAATAGTGTTACTGAAGAAGCGATCGAGAAATTCAACAATTTAATCCAAGAAATACTGAATGATGTGACGTGGTTTTTTGGTAGTGAAGCAGCTGAAGGAAGACGAGAACCAAAGGAAGATGAGTTACGTTTCATGTCAATACTGAGATGTTTGTTTCTCAGAGGAGATTCATTTGAACAGCACCATCTTGAATTGGTCCAGGGATTATATGAACTACACGATGCTTTCTTAAAAGAGAAGATAGGTTTTTCAACGGTAGAAATAATTGAAGGTTTACAAGAAATAGAGAGACAATTAAATGAAAATATTAGAACATTAATAGATTATTTTAAAAAAATAAAGGAGCTACATCAATTATTTATTGAATTTGTTGATAAACAAGATTTTGATAATGTATCTAATTTTGAAGAGTTAAGGGATATCTACAACTCTCTACCTGAGGTTAAGGAGAAAAAACAGGGATTAGACGAACTC is from Thermincola ferriacetica and encodes:
- a CDS encoding trypsin-like peptidase domain-containing protein; protein product: MNNEEARKIDLLSVVSLYLEPQVNNNILGSATGFVVQYGQMPYLITNWHVVSGRNPNSGKLLSPETGATPDSIRIFHHTAKLGEWIITSEALYDSDGNPRWIEHKLGRKIDVVALPLSELDKVKLYPLDLRLAESKIIPQPGMPASIIGYPFGLSNFLWPIWKTGHIASDPDVDFDGCPIFLIDATTRSGMSGSPVVLRLTHTYYSNNVQGLVSEGVTTKFLGVYSGRIHNEAEIGKVWKPKVISEILTGAKYRLT
- a CDS encoding restriction endonuclease, encoding MIPDYQSIMLPLLQLISDNQKHKFRDIVENLAVHFKLSEDERKELLPSGQQPIFDNRVGWAKTYLKKAGLLDTPMRATIVITQRGLDVLKQNPREINVRFLRQFPEFVEFQSTKRDALEEVQQHTEEIIAQTPEENLENAYQRIRKSLAQDLLNKVIGLPPAFFERLVVELLVKMGYGGSIKDAGKAIGKSGDEGIDGTIKEDKLGLDIIYIQAKRWQPGNVVGRPEIQKFVGALAGQGAKKGVFITTSSFTKEAIDYVQRINTKIVLIDGEYLADLMIDYDVGVTKSAVYEIKKIDSDYFGED